In Alphaproteobacteria bacterium, the genomic window AACGCGGATTTCGCCGAGGCATGCGGGCAGGCGGAAATTGTGTTTATCGGTCCGCCCGTACAGGCGATCCGGGCGATGGGATCGAAGAGCGCGGCAAAGGCCATAATGTCCGAAGCCGGAGTTCCCCTGGTGCCGGGGTATCACGGCGACAATCAGGACGTGCGCCTACTGGAGGCCGAGGCCCGGAAGGCAGGTTATCCCGTTCTGATCAAGGCATCCGCCGGGGGCGGCGGGCGCGGCATGCGAATCGTTGAACGCGAGGTCGACCTCGCAGCGGCCTTGGAGAGCGCGCGGCGCGAATCGATGAACGCCTTTGGTGACGATCGGATCCTGATCGAGAAATACATCACCCGACCCCGCCACATCGAGTTTCAGGTGTTCGCCGACGGGCACGGCGACGCGGTGCACCTATTCGAACGCGATTGTTCCGTGCAACGCCGTCATCAGAAGGTGATTGAAGAGGCCCCGGCGCCGGGTATGGACGAGGCGCGAAGGGGCGAAATGGGCGCAGCGGCGATCGCCGCGGCCCAGGCCATCGGCTATGTCGGCGCGGGCACGGTCGAGTTCATTGTCGATCAGAGCGGTGCATTCTTTTTCATGGAAATGAATACCCGGCTGCAGGTCGAGCATCCCGTTACCGAGATGATAACCGGTCATGACCTGGTCGAATGGCAGTTGCGGGTGGCATTTGGCGAGGCGCTGCCGTGCCGCCAGGACGACTTAGAGATCGTTGGCCATGCGGTGGAGGCGCGAATCTACGCCGAAGATCCCAAGCGCGATTTTTTGCCTCAGACCGGTCGCCTCGCGCATGCGGATTTTCCGCTGGAATCAGAAGGGCTACGGGTCGATCGGGGCTTTCGCCAGGGCGACGAAATTTCGATCCACTATGACGCGATGATCGCGAAGATCATCGCTTACGATCGAGATCGGAATTCGGCGCTTCGAACCTTGCGTCGGGGCTTGGACCAAACAGTGGTGGTCGGGTTGTCCACCAATATCGAATTGGTCTCCGCTGTGGCGGCGCACCCAAATTTCGTCGCCGGCGATTTTGATACCGGTTTTATCGCGGCCAATATCGACACTCTTATTCGTCCGACCGAACCAGCACCCGATGGAATATTGGCCCTTGCGTCGCTTTTCCTACTCTTGGAACGTGCCGAAGCCGCAATGACCGCGGCGGCACGATCGAGCGACCCGTACTCCCCCTGGCACCGGACAGATGGTTGGCGTTTGAACGACGACAATCACCAAGTGCTCGCATTTCAGGATGGTGACCGCGAGGTTTCGGTGATGGTTCATTATC contains:
- a CDS encoding acetyl/propionyl/methylcrotonyl-CoA carboxylase subunit alpha produces the protein MFDKILIANRGEIACRVVKTARRLGIRTVAVFSTVDRDAMHVEMADEAVLIGPAPARESYLNASAIIDAAQQTGAQAIHPGYGFLSENADFAEACGQAEIVFIGPPVQAIRAMGSKSAAKAIMSEAGVPLVPGYHGDNQDVRLLEAEARKAGYPVLIKASAGGGGRGMRIVEREVDLAAALESARRESMNAFGDDRILIEKYITRPRHIEFQVFADGHGDAVHLFERDCSVQRRHQKVIEEAPAPGMDEARRGEMGAAAIAAAQAIGYVGAGTVEFIVDQSGAFFFMEMNTRLQVEHPVTEMITGHDLVEWQLRVAFGEALPCRQDDLEIVGHAVEARIYAEDPKRDFLPQTGRLAHADFPLESEGLRVDRGFRQGDEISIHYDAMIAKIIAYDRDRNSALRTLRRGLDQTVVVGLSTNIELVSAVAAHPNFVAGDFDTGFIAANIDTLIRPTEPAPDGILALASLFLLLERAEAAMTAAARSSDPYSPWHRTDGWRLNDDNHQVLAFQDGDREVSVMVHYRPSGFAMDLPSGRVQVDGRMETSGALYADLDGLRVRAKVFRQDRTLTVITQDVRHQLVLVDPMADIADEQIAGGGLTAPMPGKIIDVLARTGQQVKRGTPLVILEAMKMEHTISAPADGTVDAIKFGVGEQVPEGAELIVFAVGEPS